The following coding sequences lie in one Klebsiella huaxiensis genomic window:
- a CDS encoding 2-oxoacid:acceptor oxidoreductase family protein — MIAKLICLACIKDEKQVVMTQTYGIEQRGGDSTGYVVLSDEVIGSPIVESDADIGVALSESVYQNAVEGMKPGGKLFINSSLIEIQSERHGIKQIAIPASELAQEIGDIRVANIILLGAIIGKTKMLKPASIISAIEEILGKKKPALLEINIAALNKGLEIADQEAVYE; from the coding sequence ATGATTGCAAAGCTAATCTGTCTTGCCTGTATTAAAGATGAAAAACAGGTTGTCATGACTCAAACCTACGGTATCGAACAGCGTGGTGGAGATTCAACGGGCTATGTTGTTCTGTCTGATGAGGTTATCGGAAGTCCTATCGTGGAGTCGGATGCAGATATTGGGGTAGCGCTAAGCGAAAGCGTATACCAAAACGCTGTCGAAGGAATGAAGCCGGGCGGAAAGTTATTTATCAATAGTTCTTTAATTGAAATACAATCTGAAAGGCATGGCATTAAGCAGATAGCTATACCTGCATCAGAGTTGGCGCAAGAGATTGGCGATATTCGCGTGGCGAACATCATTTTGCTCGGTGCGATTATTGGTAAAACTAAAATGCTGAAACCTGCATCAATAATTTCCGCAATTGAAGAGATTCTTGGTAAGAAAAAACCTGCGCTGCTTGAAATCAATATTGCTGCTTTAAATAAAGGCCTCGAAATAGCCGACCAGGAGGCCGTGTATGAGTAA
- a CDS encoding 4Fe-4S dicluster domain-containing protein: MSNDTRTLQILSERCKSCGMCISVCPSKTLSVGENLNAQGYAFVVQSAPEKCIKCNICRIVCPDVAIGVVNC; encoded by the coding sequence ATGAGTAATGATACCAGAACCCTGCAGATCCTCAGTGAACGCTGCAAATCATGTGGCATGTGTATTTCCGTCTGTCCGAGCAAAACATTATCCGTCGGAGAAAACCTCAATGCGCAAGGTTACGCATTTGTGGTTCAGTCGGCTCCGGAAAAATGCATTAAATGCAACATTTGCCGAATTGTTTGCCCCGACGTCGCTATTGGCGTTGTTAATTGCTAA